A window of Cohnella herbarum contains these coding sequences:
- the leuD gene encoding 3-isopropylmalate dehydratase small subunit — protein sequence MEAFVQLNGLVAPVDRVNVDTDAIIPKQFLKRIERSGFGQFLFFEWRWDEQGNVIPEFNLNKPRYQGASVLLSRANFGCGSSREHAPWAIMDYGFRCIIAPSFADIFYNNCFKNGILPIKLSEEQVDDLFKRTEATEGYKLVVDLENKVISDNEGLNIPFELDEHRRQFLLQGLDDIGLTLKHEASITAYEAKRAAAVNA from the coding sequence ATGGAAGCTTTTGTACAATTAAACGGACTTGTCGCCCCGGTTGACCGGGTTAACGTAGATACGGATGCTATCATTCCTAAGCAATTTTTGAAAAGAATCGAAAGAAGCGGATTCGGTCAATTTTTGTTCTTCGAGTGGAGATGGGATGAACAGGGTAACGTCATTCCCGAATTCAACCTGAACAAACCGCGTTACCAAGGCGCTTCCGTCTTGCTGTCTCGCGCCAACTTCGGATGCGGATCTTCCCGCGAGCATGCTCCATGGGCGATTATGGATTACGGATTTCGTTGCATTATCGCTCCGTCGTTCGCGGACATTTTCTATAACAACTGCTTTAAGAACGGCATTCTGCCGATCAAGCTGAGCGAAGAGCAAGTCGACGATCTGTTCAAGCGCACGGAAGCGACGGAAGGCTACAAGTTGGTCGTCGATCTTGAGAACAAGGTGATCTCGGACAACGAAGGCTTGAACATTCCGTTCGAATTAGACGAGCATCGCCGCCAGTTCCTGTTGCAGGGCTTGGACGATATCGGTCTTACGCTTAAACACGAAGCTTCGATCACGGCTTACGAAGCGAAACGCGCCGCAGCGGTTAACGCTTAA
- a CDS encoding GDSL-type esterase/lipase family protein, with translation MIHYAAIGDSLTSGIGDLFGGGFVPKYSRFIQDTLHSQVVYEKMGVSGARSARILSMVNYDHSVRSILRVADIITITAGGNDLLDAAKAFSYQRDPDVFKQALATSIQNISSVLSVIRQLKSGSKPYLIRMVDLYNPSPSFPESDYWITRFNSRLESFENWNLKVAKVFAAFQGNESELLWLDRFHPNSRGYRVIAEALHKQGYKPLG, from the coding sequence TTGATCCATTATGCCGCGATCGGCGATTCCCTGACCTCGGGCATTGGGGATCTGTTTGGCGGAGGATTCGTACCGAAATATAGCCGTTTCATACAAGACACCTTACACAGCCAGGTCGTTTACGAGAAAATGGGCGTATCGGGGGCTAGGTCGGCCCGCATTCTATCCATGGTCAATTACGACCATTCGGTCAGATCAATCTTACGCGTTGCCGATATCATAACGATCACGGCTGGGGGGAATGATCTGCTTGACGCGGCAAAAGCGTTTTCCTATCAAAGGGACCCGGATGTTTTCAAACAGGCGCTAGCGACAAGCATTCAGAACATCTCCAGCGTTCTATCCGTTATTCGACAATTAAAATCCGGCAGCAAACCCTATTTGATCCGAATGGTGGATCTCTATAACCCCTCGCCCTCTTTCCCCGAATCGGATTACTGGATTACTCGGTTCAATAGCCGACTCGAGAGCTTCGAAAACTGGAATCTGAAGGTCGCGAAAGTATTCGCCGCGTTCCAAGGGAACGAAAGCGAGCTACTCTGGTTGGATCGTTTCCACCCGAACAGCCGAGGCTATCGCGTTATCGCGGAAGCTCTTCATAAGCAAGGCTACAAGCCGCTGGGCTAA
- a CDS encoding N-acetylmuramoyl-L-alanine amidase family protein, with the protein MKKWLVLLFVVTGMLFLSAGIVSAAKAETLTPKLILDGKALQPQVPPIVVGQTVMIPVRIATSNLGYKVDYDNKKKQVTVSNGSKQLVMTLDQKTAYLDNKPQEMVKPPLLVSQNILIPLRFLGDSLGVQVFWDNQIKSAFLYSSNGGESGNNGENKPTDPPGGGLIGIVDPEEETPGGGSETVPPTTPEIPPVEQKISGNLYEVRYETDAVVLKYDGFTVPNAFKLDNPKRIVIDIPNTQYIAGFLPTVDFALAKEGKLPVTGHEALQSIRYSMFGETVKSPRFVLDLNQNWDYELVNDPTAGELRILLKKPQPDKSLYTVVLDAGHGGTDPGAISISKRPEKDFNLSVVLKVRDLLAGDERIKLVLTRSDDSFPTLDSRSALANSLKADLFISVHANSYTAATNGTETYYTREESKAFANLMHSLYAPVTGLKDNGVRYKSLSVTRKTTMPAILLEVGYLSSKIDEPQLWTNELQDRVAQAISTGIKQQLNLF; encoded by the coding sequence ATGAAGAAGTGGTTAGTCTTGTTGTTCGTCGTCACTGGCATGCTGTTCCTGAGTGCAGGCATCGTTAGCGCCGCCAAAGCGGAGACGTTAACGCCCAAGCTTATACTGGACGGCAAAGCTTTACAGCCCCAAGTCCCTCCGATCGTCGTGGGTCAGACGGTAATGATTCCCGTACGCATCGCGACATCCAATTTGGGATACAAGGTAGATTACGACAATAAGAAAAAACAGGTGACGGTATCGAACGGTTCCAAGCAACTGGTCATGACGTTGGACCAGAAGACGGCATACCTCGATAACAAACCGCAGGAAATGGTTAAGCCGCCCTTGTTGGTTTCTCAAAACATACTTATTCCTCTTAGATTTCTCGGCGACTCTCTCGGCGTCCAAGTTTTCTGGGATAATCAAATTAAATCCGCTTTTCTATACTCGTCGAACGGCGGGGAGAGCGGAAACAACGGAGAGAACAAACCTACCGATCCTCCGGGCGGCGGTTTGATCGGCATCGTCGATCCGGAAGAAGAAACGCCTGGCGGAGGAAGCGAGACGGTTCCTCCAACGACGCCGGAAATCCCTCCGGTCGAGCAGAAGATTTCGGGAAATCTCTATGAGGTTCGCTACGAGACGGATGCGGTCGTGCTGAAATACGACGGGTTTACCGTTCCTAACGCGTTTAAGCTCGACAATCCTAAGAGAATCGTTATCGATATTCCGAATACCCAATACATAGCAGGTTTTCTGCCTACGGTCGATTTCGCGCTCGCAAAAGAAGGCAAACTTCCCGTTACGGGACATGAAGCGTTGCAATCGATTCGGTATTCGATGTTCGGAGAAACGGTGAAATCCCCTAGGTTCGTGCTTGATCTGAATCAGAACTGGGATTACGAGCTCGTGAATGATCCGACGGCCGGCGAACTGAGGATACTGCTCAAGAAACCGCAGCCCGATAAGTCGTTGTACACGGTCGTTCTGGATGCTGGACACGGCGGAACGGATCCCGGCGCCATTAGCATATCGAAACGTCCGGAGAAAGATTTTAATCTATCGGTCGTTCTTAAAGTGAGAGATTTGCTGGCGGGAGACGAGAGAATCAAGCTAGTGCTTACTCGCTCCGATGATTCTTTCCCGACTTTGGATTCCCGATCTGCGCTGGCCAATTCCTTGAAAGCCGATCTATTCATCTCGGTCCACGCGAATAGCTACACCGCGGCGACTAACGGAACGGAAACTTATTATACCCGCGAGGAAAGCAAAGCTTTCGCGAACTTAATGCATTCCTTGTATGCTCCGGTCACCGGCCTTAAGGACAACGGAGTTCGTTACAAGAGCCTAAGCGTGACCAGGAAAACGACGATGCCGGCGATTCTTCTCGAGGTCGGTTACTTGTCAAGCAAGATCGACGAGCCGCAATTATGGACGAACGAGCTGCAAGATCGCGTCGCGCAAGCCATCTCTACGGGCATTAAGCAACAGTTGAATTTATTTTAA
- a CDS encoding S-layer homology domain-containing protein: protein MNKKISKSVTGLLAASLVISGVSWTESSASAASPFSDVKPGWAEKHITKLALQGILKGGSDGTFSPTKPVTRQEAVIIALRFMGVEQEVNKTEALVFPTVLVIKEDYKPYIKLALKKKILLIGEETDLAEKETGKEWGSSPATREWMTRLLVRAIGKDAEAELAKAQNTSFGDDASIGAGLKGYVNVAVSSGLVSGINGKFEPAQPVSREMASTLFSRAEDKISAPYSGQVVGSLMAVSANKLTLRHPDGIVKEYTLSPTASIYGYKSEQTGTISDLLLYSNVTLISKSDGTVGYAEQTSESANVKNYEGTLTLVTEAENKLTVLIGSDYKKFDYDGQNLPAFKDINGQALTLANLPLNVPVKFSVETTATGADGKIISLTVNQSVTNKSGTGTVAVWNASDLTSLQVKDAAGVVDTYPVSATATLKYNNANLALDQLVVGDAITYEVKNGSVTSIVVTKKVQPPITGELTLVDKVGNTIQYRVDGKLGAKDMATNVVVKIEGLTDVSLDDLVKGDNVSLKLNDSDKVSEITVTNRSLNSMNGVTVSNYLAADNVLIVTDPAKKNEPIPLVINDSTRFDLNGKKITRKEAEQYITKGKKINVRFNSSSAATISIVSQYSGTVLEHNVTAKTIKLDLGSNSIVTLPYPTYGMFVEIYGQNSTSYLDIKVGDKITAVMDYVTQEQVIQVQLEKTVQFDYTPADLANNKLRVKRTDTGATDEWYVSGATPIILQDENGAATSLNALNQSNVAMINVTFKGKTPIKAKAVSATFGKVASVNAGASSIDLVLSSGSTITKSFATAPIVTKDNVTLGSLSSIKADDRVEIRVDENDRTIIQIIPAATKTVYHTDTLLNKLTVYKVNLNESNNVYTLTPQTYIHQGTRTMSLSELKKEDSIVVYILRGKVLEIVK from the coding sequence ATGAACAAAAAAATCTCGAAAAGCGTTACCGGTTTGTTAGCAGCATCGCTCGTAATCTCGGGGGTTTCCTGGACCGAATCTTCAGCCTCTGCCGCGTCGCCGTTCTCGGACGTTAAGCCGGGTTGGGCGGAGAAACATATTACGAAATTGGCTTTGCAAGGCATACTGAAGGGCGGCTCGGACGGAACGTTCAGTCCGACCAAACCGGTCACTCGCCAAGAAGCGGTTATTATAGCGCTTAGGTTCATGGGCGTAGAGCAAGAAGTCAACAAAACGGAGGCTCTCGTTTTCCCAACCGTACTCGTTATTAAAGAAGACTATAAGCCATACATAAAATTAGCGTTGAAGAAAAAAATTCTGCTTATCGGCGAAGAAACGGATTTGGCGGAGAAAGAAACGGGCAAAGAGTGGGGAAGCAGTCCGGCTACGCGGGAGTGGATGACGCGCTTGCTCGTAAGAGCGATCGGCAAGGATGCGGAAGCCGAGCTGGCGAAGGCGCAGAACACTTCTTTCGGCGATGACGCGAGTATCGGCGCCGGACTGAAAGGTTACGTTAACGTTGCGGTTTCCTCTGGACTCGTGTCGGGTATCAATGGGAAGTTCGAACCCGCTCAACCCGTATCGCGCGAGATGGCATCCACGTTATTCAGCCGCGCCGAAGACAAAATATCCGCGCCGTATTCCGGTCAAGTCGTCGGTTCGCTAATGGCTGTTTCCGCGAATAAATTAACTCTGCGTCATCCGGACGGAATCGTGAAGGAGTACACGTTGTCTCCAACGGCTTCCATCTACGGTTACAAATCGGAGCAAACCGGCACGATTTCCGATCTCTTGTTGTATAGCAACGTGACTTTGATCAGCAAGAGCGACGGAACGGTCGGTTATGCGGAACAAACAAGCGAATCGGCAAACGTAAAAAATTACGAGGGTACGCTAACTCTTGTGACGGAAGCGGAAAACAAACTAACGGTATTAATCGGCAGCGATTACAAGAAGTTCGATTATGACGGTCAAAACTTGCCTGCGTTTAAAGACATTAACGGACAAGCGTTGACCTTAGCTAATCTACCTCTTAACGTTCCGGTGAAGTTCAGCGTAGAGACGACGGCAACGGGCGCCGATGGCAAAATCATTTCCCTCACCGTGAATCAATCCGTAACGAACAAATCGGGAACCGGTACCGTTGCGGTATGGAATGCGAGCGACTTAACTTCTCTGCAGGTAAAGGATGCAGCAGGCGTCGTAGATACTTACCCCGTGTCAGCCACCGCGACGCTAAAATACAACAACGCGAACTTGGCGCTAGATCAGCTTGTCGTCGGCGACGCGATCACTTACGAGGTCAAGAACGGATCGGTTACGAGCATCGTCGTAACGAAGAAGGTTCAGCCGCCGATTACGGGCGAATTAACTCTCGTGGACAAAGTCGGAAACACGATCCAGTATAGAGTCGATGGAAAACTGGGAGCGAAAGATATGGCCACGAACGTTGTGGTCAAGATTGAAGGATTAACGGACGTTTCGCTCGATGACTTGGTTAAAGGGGATAATGTTTCCCTTAAATTAAACGATAGCGATAAAGTATCGGAAATTACGGTTACTAATCGTTCGCTCAACTCAATGAACGGCGTTACGGTATCCAACTACCTAGCTGCGGATAACGTGCTCATCGTTACGGATCCCGCTAAGAAGAACGAGCCGATCCCGTTAGTTATTAACGATTCGACGCGTTTTGATCTGAACGGTAAGAAAATTACAAGAAAAGAAGCCGAACAATATATTACAAAAGGTAAAAAAATCAACGTCAGATTTAATTCTTCCAGCGCGGCTACAATTTCGATCGTATCGCAATATTCCGGAACTGTCTTGGAACATAACGTGACGGCTAAAACGATAAAGCTTGATCTAGGTTCTAACAGTATCGTTACGTTGCCTTATCCTACTTATGGCATGTTCGTGGAGATCTATGGCCAAAACAGTACTTCTTATCTCGATATTAAGGTAGGAGATAAAATTACCGCGGTCATGGATTATGTAACCCAGGAGCAAGTCATTCAAGTCCAGTTAGAGAAAACCGTTCAGTTCGATTACACGCCGGCTGATCTTGCGAACAATAAACTGCGCGTTAAGCGGACGGATACCGGCGCGACCGATGAGTGGTATGTAAGCGGCGCGACGCCGATTATCCTCCAGGACGAGAACGGTGCAGCGACTAGCCTGAATGCCTTGAACCAATCGAATGTCGCCATGATTAACGTGACTTTCAAAGGTAAAACTCCGATTAAGGCAAAAGCGGTGTCCGCAACGTTCGGCAAGGTGGCGTCCGTAAACGCCGGCGCTTCTTCGATCGACCTCGTGTTGTCATCGGGATCGACGATTACCAAATCGTTCGCAACCGCACCTATCGTGACGAAGGATAATGTCACGCTAGGCTCGTTATCATCGATTAAAGCCGACGATCGCGTGGAGATTCGGGTTGACGAGAACGACCGGACGATCATTCAGATCATTCCGGCCGCAACCAAAACGGTCTACCACACGGATACGCTGTTAAATAAATTAACGGTGTATAAGGTGAATTTGAACGAGTCTAATAACGTATATACGCTGACTCCGCAAACGTACATTCATCAAGGAACCCGGACAATGAGCTTGTCGGAACTGAAAAAAGAAGATTCGATAGTGGTTTACATCTTGCGCGGCAAAGTGCTCGAGATCGTAAAATAG
- the nth gene encoding endonuclease III, protein MNAVTIRQVLNTIAGMFPDAHCELNHRNPFELTIAVLLSAQCTDETVNKVTATLFDKYRTPQDYLNVPLEELENDIRRIGLFRNKAANIQKLCRLVIDKFDGEIPRKHEQLTELPGVGRKTANVVMSNAFDVPAIAVDTHVERVSKRLGIAKADDSVLEVEKKLMRKVPREEWTITHHRLIFFGRYHCKAQNPKCEVCPLLEHCKEGKSRMKAALKKRSVTS, encoded by the coding sequence ATGAACGCCGTAACGATACGACAAGTTCTGAATACGATAGCCGGGATGTTTCCGGACGCCCATTGCGAGCTTAACCATCGCAATCCGTTCGAGCTGACCATCGCCGTCTTGTTGTCCGCGCAATGCACGGATGAAACCGTCAATAAAGTGACGGCTACATTATTCGATAAATACCGAACTCCGCAAGACTATTTGAACGTTCCGTTGGAAGAACTCGAGAACGATATTCGCAGAATCGGATTGTTCCGTAATAAAGCGGCCAACATCCAGAAGCTGTGCCGATTAGTTATCGATAAATTCGACGGTGAAATCCCTCGTAAGCATGAACAGTTAACGGAGCTGCCAGGGGTCGGGAGGAAGACGGCCAACGTCGTCATGTCCAATGCGTTCGATGTTCCGGCTATTGCCGTCGACACGCACGTTGAGCGCGTCTCCAAGAGACTAGGCATCGCGAAAGCTGACGATTCCGTGCTCGAGGTGGAGAAGAAGCTGATGCGCAAAGTTCCACGCGAGGAGTGGACGATCACGCATCATCGGTTGATTTTCTTCGGAAGGTATCATTGCAAGGCCCAAAATCCCAAATGCGAAGTTTGTCCGCTCCTAGAGCATTGCAAGGAAGGCAAATCCCGCATGAAAGCGGCATTGAAGAAAAGGAGCGTAACCTCGTGA
- a CDS encoding dynamin family protein encodes MSQNGISAPSQTLDHRQSSDIIRFREALEQMSARAAAHDAPVQAEKFSELSEKLGFGRLTVAFCGHFSAGKSTLVNTLCGATLLPASPIPTSANVVTVVNGAPFAETEFRDTNGKVFPPRKISVEQLHDFAVDGEGVTSIRVSYPIPLLGDNMAIVDTPGVDSTDGAHRAATESALHLADVVFYVTDYNHVQSEVNFRFLRSMARWGKPTYLIVNQIDKHREDQISFAEFRESLGQALSNWDIAPAATLFLSLREPEHPLSQWEQLLQLIRDLQPLANGLMLRSADRSARHLAEQYRDALHQKNETRREALLGELGDNGEAEQRLTLRNELEHTRAEITSSGDRRKARVRTDLERLLNNANLTPAETREKALEVLVAMQPGFKAGWLASASKTEAEKAARLERLSDDFNRQVSANVTGHLKEILRKEAEQSGLTGEELESSLSARFKPITGEWLQQLVKTGAGSDGQATLHYSAEISSELKAVYRKAAFHWIDELELRDQPERNVRLEAIEQRLAAVAQKDATANELSRLEEDERSEERNLLGLLPSPSDNAELTLPSPAPVSMDRLDSFALASDHAYDSDDLSIEYTEEGVSGGKETGPIESSEPSGRLGAPRGAAERLERSAALLAQVPALRGVAEGLQVKAERFKNRSFTIALFGAFSAGKSSFANALVGKAALPVSPNPTTATINRILAPTGEHADGTALVTMKTSESFLSDIQHSLGRIGVSKQKLAEAGSDIAKLLTLKDPITASELHPRGRPHLAFLTAAAKGWSRFGQLLGQKLTVQEEEYRRFAAEEEASCFVAEIDLFVDSPLTRSGAVLVDTPGADSINARHTGVAFQYIKNADAVLFVTYYNHAFTEADREFLNQLGNVKDVFELDKMFFIINAADLASSEVELEAVREHVATQLLKHGIRKPRLFSVSSMNGLHAKRSRSAQMLQSSGIAAFESAFRSFSEEELGGLALASANKELDRVDKLLESWLQSANEDAATRESKAERLREQARRWQSEGADNVPEATVQPLHQEIGEQLYHLRQRLKFRFKEHFQSAFHPSVLQDDGRDLKKLLLACGEDLKRSLGEDLLQELRAAGLRLEGTIHSMTEKALGALSGVADMEREGFSPEASERPVLDLPMPELFANGPTFETKQLWGAFRSPKHFFEKEGAASLREELNELLFRTIDAEIGALQPKWNDNAESTLFLAVKTSSQQWSDQLAAFALSMSQTLREPGEERILADLQEQWRKIRQ; translated from the coding sequence GTGAGTCAGAATGGCATAAGTGCTCCATCCCAAACATTAGATCATCGGCAATCATCCGATATTATCCGGTTTCGCGAAGCGTTGGAACAGATGTCCGCAAGAGCGGCAGCCCACGATGCTCCGGTCCAAGCGGAGAAATTCAGCGAGTTGTCGGAGAAACTCGGCTTCGGTCGGCTTACGGTCGCGTTCTGCGGACATTTCTCCGCGGGCAAATCAACTTTGGTCAATACGTTATGCGGAGCTACGTTGCTCCCGGCCTCGCCGATTCCGACGAGCGCGAACGTCGTAACGGTCGTGAACGGCGCCCCGTTCGCGGAAACCGAATTCCGCGATACGAACGGAAAGGTGTTCCCGCCGCGTAAGATCAGCGTCGAACAGCTTCATGACTTCGCGGTTGACGGGGAGGGCGTGACTTCGATCCGCGTTTCCTATCCGATTCCTCTGCTCGGAGACAACATGGCGATCGTGGACACGCCGGGTGTCGACTCGACGGACGGCGCCCATCGGGCGGCGACGGAATCCGCGCTTCATCTCGCGGACGTCGTTTTCTACGTGACCGATTATAATCACGTCCAATCGGAAGTCAACTTCCGTTTCCTTAGGAGCATGGCAAGATGGGGGAAACCGACCTATTTGATCGTTAACCAGATCGATAAGCACCGGGAAGACCAGATTTCTTTCGCGGAATTCCGGGAAAGCCTTGGCCAAGCATTGAGCAATTGGGATATTGCGCCGGCGGCTACCTTGTTCTTATCTTTGCGCGAACCTGAACATCCTTTATCCCAATGGGAGCAACTGCTCCAGCTTATCCGTGATCTCCAGCCGCTGGCTAACGGTTTAATGCTGCGAAGCGCCGACCGATCGGCGCGCCATCTGGCTGAGCAATACCGGGACGCCTTGCATCAGAAAAACGAGACTCGCAGAGAAGCGTTGCTCGGCGAGCTTGGAGACAATGGCGAAGCCGAACAGAGATTAACGTTAAGGAACGAACTTGAGCATACCCGGGCGGAGATCACGTCGTCGGGAGATCGGCGTAAGGCGCGGGTAAGGACGGACTTGGAACGCTTGCTGAACAATGCGAACCTGACCCCGGCGGAAACACGCGAGAAAGCGCTGGAAGTGTTGGTTGCCATGCAGCCTGGTTTTAAGGCGGGCTGGTTGGCCAGCGCTTCGAAGACGGAAGCGGAGAAGGCTGCTCGCTTAGAACGGCTCTCGGATGATTTCAACCGTCAGGTATCGGCGAACGTCACCGGTCATCTGAAGGAGATTTTGCGCAAGGAAGCCGAACAATCGGGTCTAACGGGCGAAGAGCTTGAGTCGTCTTTGTCAGCCCGATTCAAGCCGATTACGGGAGAATGGCTTCAGCAGTTGGTAAAAACAGGCGCGGGATCGGATGGTCAAGCGACTTTGCACTACTCGGCCGAGATCAGCTCCGAGTTGAAAGCCGTATACCGCAAAGCCGCGTTCCATTGGATCGACGAACTTGAGCTAAGAGATCAGCCCGAACGAAACGTTCGATTAGAGGCGATCGAGCAACGGCTTGCCGCAGTCGCCCAGAAGGACGCAACGGCAAACGAGCTGTCGCGACTGGAAGAAGATGAACGCTCGGAAGAGCGAAATTTGCTCGGCCTGCTGCCGTCCCCTTCGGATAACGCGGAATTGACGCTACCTTCCCCCGCTCCGGTTTCAATGGATCGTCTCGACAGCTTCGCGCTCGCGAGCGATCATGCCTATGATTCGGACGATCTATCTATAGAATACACCGAAGAGGGAGTTTCCGGCGGCAAGGAGACGGGTCCGATCGAGAGCTCGGAGCCGTCCGGTCGACTCGGGGCTCCGAGAGGCGCCGCGGAGAGGTTAGAGCGATCTGCAGCTCTGCTAGCCCAAGTGCCGGCGCTGCGGGGCGTCGCGGAAGGCTTACAGGTCAAAGCGGAGAGATTCAAAAATCGAAGCTTCACGATCGCGTTGTTCGGCGCTTTCAGCGCGGGCAAATCTTCCTTCGCTAACGCGTTGGTCGGCAAAGCCGCGTTGCCCGTATCCCCGAATCCGACAACGGCTACGATAAACCGGATACTTGCGCCAACCGGCGAGCATGCGGACGGTACCGCGCTCGTTACGATGAAGACGTCGGAAAGCTTCTTGAGCGATATTCAGCATTCCTTGGGACGTATCGGCGTCAGCAAGCAGAAGTTGGCCGAAGCCGGGTCGGATATTGCGAAGCTGCTTACGTTGAAGGACCCGATAACAGCCAGCGAGCTGCATCCCCGCGGAAGGCCTCATCTCGCTTTCCTGACGGCAGCGGCCAAAGGCTGGAGCCGGTTCGGGCAATTGTTAGGGCAGAAGCTTACGGTACAAGAGGAAGAGTATCGGCGGTTCGCGGCGGAAGAGGAAGCTTCTTGTTTCGTTGCCGAGATCGACTTGTTCGTCGACTCTCCGTTGACGCGCAGCGGTGCCGTGCTCGTGGATACGCCAGGAGCGGATTCGATTAATGCCCGGCATACGGGAGTTGCCTTTCAATATATCAAGAACGCGGACGCGGTTCTGTTCGTAACGTACTACAACCACGCCTTCACGGAAGCCGACAGGGAATTCCTGAATCAGCTCGGAAACGTGAAGGACGTGTTCGAGCTCGATAAAATGTTTTTCATTATTAACGCGGCCGACTTAGCTTCCTCCGAAGTCGAATTGGAAGCGGTACGCGAGCATGTGGCCACCCAGCTTCTCAAGCACGGCATTCGCAAGCCGAGGTTATTTTCGGTTTCCAGCATGAACGGCTTGCATGCCAAACGTTCGAGGAGCGCGCAAATGCTGCAATCTTCGGGAATTGCCGCGTTCGAGAGCGCATTCCGTTCCTTCTCCGAAGAGGAGCTCGGCGGCTTGGCGCTCGCTTCGGCTAATAAGGAGCTGGACCGCGTCGATAAGTTGCTGGAAAGCTGGCTGCAGTCGGCTAACGAAGACGCCGCGACAAGGGAATCGAAAGCGGAGCGTCTGCGCGAGCAAGCGCGGAGATGGCAGAGCGAAGGAGCGGATAACGTTCCGGAAGCGACCGTTCAGCCATTGCATCAAGAAATCGGCGAACAGCTGTATCACTTGCGTCAGCGGCTCAAATTCAGGTTCAAGGAGCATTTCCAGTCGGCATTCCATCCTTCCGTGCTCCAAGACGATGGACGGGATTTGAAAAAATTGCTCCTGGCTTGCGGCGAGGATCTTAAACGTTCGCTCGGCGAAGATTTGCTTCAGGAGCTTCGGGCGGCCGGCTTGCGCCTGGAAGGAACGATTCATTCGATGACGGAGAAGGCGCTGGGCGCGTTGTCCGGAGTTGCCGACATGGAGAGGGAGGGCTTTTCTCCGGAAGCGTCAGAACGTCCGGTATTGGATCTGCCGATGCCGGAATTGTTCGCAAACGGTCCGACTTTCGAGACGAAGCAGCTGTGGGGCGCCTTCCGCTCTCCGAAGCACTTCTTCGAGAAGGAAGGGGCGGCATCGCTTAGGGAGGAGCTTAACGAACTCTTGTTTAGAACGATCGACGCCGAGATAGGAGCGTTACAGCCGAAATGGAACGATAACGCGGAGTCTACGCTATTCCTTGCGGTGAAAACCTCGTCGCAACAATGGTCGGATCAGCTCGCCGCGTTTGCTTTAAGCATGAGCCAAACGCTTCGCGAGCCGGGCGAAGAGCGTATATTAGCGGATTTACAAGAGCAGTGGCGGAAAATCAGGCAATAA